Proteins from one Thioflavicoccus mobilis 8321 genomic window:
- a CDS encoding cytochrome b/b6 domain-containing protein, translating to MTALYLYPGWLRLWHWINAVLFVVLIASGVSLHYAGAAELLPFDVARIVHNVAGILLTLTWIGFVAGNLVTSNGRHYRIRLRGLGRRTWDQTFYYLVGIFRGDPHPFQVTETMKLNPLQQLSYVAAMFLLMPLLILSGWGFLLSVRLPETLFGLGTIWIVAGIHVVVSYLLVLFVLVHLYVITTGARVTTNLRAMLTGWHREDDDR from the coding sequence ATGACGGCGCTGTACCTCTATCCGGGCTGGCTGCGTCTCTGGCACTGGATCAATGCCGTACTGTTCGTCGTGCTGATCGCGTCCGGCGTCAGCCTCCACTATGCCGGCGCCGCCGAGCTGCTGCCGTTCGATGTGGCCCGCATCGTCCACAACGTCGCCGGTATCCTGCTGACGCTGACCTGGATCGGCTTCGTCGCCGGCAATCTGGTGACGAGCAACGGTCGCCACTATCGGATCCGCCTGCGCGGGCTTGGGCGGCGAACCTGGGATCAGACCTTCTACTATCTGGTCGGGATCTTCCGCGGCGACCCCCATCCGTTCCAGGTCACGGAAACGATGAAGCTCAACCCGCTCCAACAACTCAGTTACGTTGCCGCCATGTTCCTGCTGATGCCGTTGCTGATCCTGAGCGGCTGGGGTTTCCTCCTCTCGGTGCGCCTGCCGGAGACGTTGTTCGGCCTCGGTACCATCTGGATCGTGGCGGGGATCCATGTCGTCGTGAGCTATCTCCTCGTCTTGTTCGTGCTGGTGCATCTCTATGTCATCACGACCGGGGCCAGGGTCACGACCAACCTGCGCGCGATGCTGACCGGCTGGCACCGCGAGGACGATGATCGATGA
- a CDS encoding class I SAM-dependent methyltransferase encodes MSMRINDPAAYRLGEELELIAAWRYRHGLDLEGKAVLELGCGAAWMTRLLSERFAPASIVATEVDRIQHDKNLATDLPGVTFRLGGAEAIADPPGTYDRVFMFKSLHHVPIPEMGQALREVHRVLRPGGLAYFSEPVYWGEFNDLMCLIHDEREVRLAAFQALVAAVDDGLFESVDEAFLDIPGTYETWEAFAERFLDVTHTDLAIDAARRTEVRAAFLRHLTPTGAHFRKPHRIDLLRRR; translated from the coding sequence ATGTCGATGCGCATCAATGATCCCGCTGCCTACCGCCTTGGCGAGGAGCTCGAACTGATCGCGGCGTGGCGCTACCGCCATGGCCTCGACCTGGAAGGCAAGGCCGTCCTGGAATTGGGTTGCGGCGCGGCGTGGATGACCCGCCTGCTGTCCGAGCGCTTCGCCCCGGCATCGATCGTCGCGACCGAAGTCGACCGCATCCAGCACGACAAGAACCTCGCCACCGACCTGCCGGGCGTCACCTTCCGCCTCGGTGGCGCCGAGGCCATCGCCGATCCGCCCGGCACCTACGACCGGGTCTTCATGTTCAAGTCGCTGCACCACGTGCCGATCCCCGAAATGGGGCAGGCCCTGCGCGAGGTCCACCGAGTGCTCCGCCCAGGTGGACTGGCCTATTTCAGCGAACCTGTCTACTGGGGCGAATTCAACGATCTGATGTGTCTGATCCACGACGAGCGCGAGGTCCGCCTAGCGGCCTTCCAGGCCCTGGTCGCCGCCGTCGACGATGGGCTCTTCGAGTCCGTCGACGAGGCCTTCCTCGATATCCCTGGAACATACGAGACCTGGGAGGCATTCGCCGAGCGCTTCCTCGACGTCACACACACCGATCTCGCGATCGACGCGGCGCGGCGCACCGAGGTCCGCGCCGCCTTCCTGCGCCACTTGACCCCGACCGGCGCGCACTTCCGCAAGCCGCACCGCATCGACCTGCTGCGGCGACGCTGA
- a CDS encoding cytochrome c produces the protein MKIAMNDWFKTRAGRWALIGLGVVVVSIFVYRVVYPRLIEAYVGKPNAPLTYPNSRTLTDSEFEALADELTEAARRRAAEAIVRDDQDPFARRVKIAILMRTPSFVRDHEPSHIGYFRDAGIRRYAGPETCLTCHATIEVRRPDGQIDEVDTLADIVNSVHFKFQSEARGGFSTVGYDGRVVNAPGARPIPVGKIDRACGIPGSFSWTGWAALIESRPAGADGVVLRSEGCGQCHIGGNYQPAVEKMLPLGEVPKEAKEGIDCLICHATDYDMNQRYVVRDAVGLRWNQDRSLRAALTVTRVENAHCLRCHQHNMGGDVYLHNQAARAPGERHQRLLHTGAKRANPFSPADDVHAAADIQCTDCHRPQGHKLPRGQLGVDLVATDLPDVEVSCVTCHSQAPHNASEDKAILNGHIARIACETCHIKELLPTNVVLRDWVHPTWDAEEGIYVPSDIYRSGEVNKGFTFLWLNGKGTFLANALGNNPNGSSDYNPLMGQLARIDDPDVVAAIRAAAEELSRDYPDIDVDAYVEAVTRPLSQLSPEQLAQRRSMIEDNLRPYMNEGESRIYPFKLFNALMFEDMGNQGPFGAMILPFDYATYYETGDARDAVKVALRDPILVRMYQTPFKLYMMDEFMAYFGVAGGWKTDYPLVDGKLRGVQARWMRQMGSLMFNHGIQRDGRTCEECHAPDGILDYRALGYSPERAAELARPDILEDAATP, from the coding sequence ATGAAGATCGCGATGAACGACTGGTTCAAGACGCGGGCCGGCCGCTGGGCGCTGATCGGACTCGGTGTGGTGGTGGTCTCGATCTTCGTCTATCGGGTCGTCTATCCACGCCTGATCGAGGCCTATGTCGGCAAGCCGAACGCGCCCCTGACCTACCCGAACAGCCGCACGCTGACCGACAGCGAGTTCGAGGCCCTCGCCGACGAGTTGACCGAGGCCGCGCGGCGGCGCGCCGCCGAGGCGATCGTCCGCGACGACCAAGACCCTTTCGCCCGGCGCGTCAAGATCGCGATCCTGATGCGCACGCCATCGTTCGTCCGCGACCACGAGCCAAGCCATATCGGCTACTTCCGCGATGCCGGGATCCGCCGCTATGCCGGCCCCGAGACCTGTCTGACCTGCCATGCGACGATTGAGGTCAGGCGGCCGGACGGGCAGATCGACGAGGTCGACACCCTCGCCGACATCGTCAATTCGGTCCACTTCAAGTTCCAGAGCGAGGCCCGCGGCGGCTTCTCGACGGTCGGCTACGACGGCCGAGTCGTCAACGCCCCTGGCGCGCGGCCCATTCCGGTCGGCAAGATCGACCGAGCCTGCGGCATCCCCGGGAGCTTCTCCTGGACCGGCTGGGCGGCTCTGATCGAGAGCCGGCCGGCCGGCGCCGACGGCGTCGTGCTGCGTAGCGAGGGCTGCGGCCAGTGCCACATCGGCGGCAATTACCAGCCGGCCGTCGAGAAGATGCTGCCGCTCGGCGAGGTGCCAAAGGAGGCGAAGGAGGGCATCGACTGCCTGATCTGCCACGCCACCGACTACGACATGAACCAGCGCTACGTGGTCCGCGACGCTGTCGGTCTGCGCTGGAACCAGGACCGCAGCCTGCGCGCGGCGCTGACCGTGACGCGGGTCGAGAACGCCCACTGTCTGCGCTGCCACCAGCACAACATGGGTGGGGACGTCTACCTCCACAACCAGGCGGCCCGCGCCCCTGGCGAGCGCCACCAGCGGCTGCTGCACACCGGGGCGAAGCGTGCCAACCCGTTCAGTCCAGCCGACGATGTCCACGCCGCGGCCGACATCCAGTGCACCGACTGCCATCGCCCGCAAGGCCATAAGCTGCCGCGCGGCCAACTCGGCGTCGACCTGGTCGCGACCGACCTGCCCGATGTCGAGGTCTCCTGCGTCACTTGCCACTCGCAGGCCCCGCACAACGCCTCCGAGGACAAAGCGATCCTCAACGGCCACATCGCCCGGATCGCCTGCGAGACCTGCCACATCAAGGAATTGCTGCCGACCAACGTGGTTCTGCGCGATTGGGTCCACCCGACCTGGGACGCCGAGGAAGGCATCTATGTGCCGAGCGACATCTACCGCTCTGGCGAGGTCAACAAGGGCTTCACCTTCCTCTGGCTCAACGGCAAGGGCACCTTTCTGGCCAATGCCCTCGGCAACAACCCGAATGGCTCGAGCGACTACAATCCGTTGATGGGGCAGCTGGCGCGGATCGACGACCCCGACGTCGTCGCCGCGATCCGTGCCGCCGCCGAGGAGTTGAGCCGAGACTATCCGGATATCGATGTCGACGCCTACGTCGAGGCCGTGACCCGGCCCTTGTCGCAGCTTTCCCCCGAGCAGCTCGCCCAGCGCCGGTCGATGATCGAGGACAACCTGCGCCCGTACATGAACGAGGGCGAAAGCCGAATCTATCCGTTCAAGCTCTTCAACGCGCTGATGTTCGAGGATATGGGCAACCAGGGCCCGTTCGGTGCCATGATCCTGCCGTTCGACTACGCGACCTACTACGAAACCGGCGATGCCCGAGACGCGGTGAAGGTGGCGCTGCGCGACCCGATCCTGGTGCGGATGTACCAGACGCCGTTCAAGCTCTACATGATGGACGAGTTCATGGCCTACTTCGGCGTCGCCGGGGGCTGGAAGACCGACTACCCGCTGGTCGACGGGAAGCTCCGTGGCGT
- a CDS encoding cytochrome c3 family protein has protein sequence MSFHPKLPASSWLRAAIPCLLSAVLFVSFAANATPAAAEATSRDCLRCHAMATLGYRDPETWKIVDLSVDPHEFTRSVHRELGCVDCHAEDYHRYPHPRSVQNEESACTDCHDDDAAVQAKLARIAAELAASVHGETDTDAGDDRPLDCYSCHDPHRQRPAGADESLATIVRRHNQICLGCHRQEDGQAQSQQTDTDLPPHAWLPNRDAHWRAVRCLECHTPAGAQASHLVEPAETAARNCVGCHSQSADLLGRLYAFRAEEEVTRRGWLARAIFNEAYVVGMSRSPTIDRLSLLVLAGVAGLLAAHGLGRWLAARARRKKA, from the coding sequence ATGTCCTTTCATCCAAAGCTACCTGCCTCGTCGTGGCTGCGCGCGGCGATCCCGTGCCTCCTCTCGGCAGTGCTCTTCGTCAGTTTCGCGGCGAATGCGACCCCGGCAGCGGCGGAAGCGACGTCGCGCGACTGCCTGCGCTGCCACGCGATGGCGACGCTCGGCTACCGGGACCCAGAGACCTGGAAGATCGTCGATCTCTCCGTCGATCCGCACGAGTTCACGCGGTCGGTGCATCGTGAACTCGGCTGCGTCGATTGCCACGCCGAGGACTATCACCGTTACCCTCATCCTCGGTCGGTGCAGAACGAGGAGTCGGCTTGCACGGACTGTCATGACGACGATGCGGCCGTGCAGGCCAAGCTCGCGCGGATCGCCGCCGAGTTGGCCGCCAGCGTGCACGGCGAGACCGATACCGACGCCGGGGATGATCGACCGCTCGACTGCTATTCCTGCCACGACCCGCACCGCCAGCGTCCCGCTGGCGCCGACGAGTCGCTCGCCACCATCGTCCGGCGTCACAACCAGATCTGCCTCGGCTGCCATCGGCAAGAGGACGGCCAAGCACAATCGCAACAGACGGACACCGACCTCCCGCCACACGCTTGGCTGCCGAACCGCGATGCCCACTGGCGGGCGGTGCGCTGTCTCGAATGTCACACGCCGGCGGGTGCTCAGGCCAGTCACCTGGTCGAGCCGGCGGAGACGGCGGCACGGAACTGCGTCGGCTGCCATTCGCAGAGCGCGGACCTTCTCGGGCGCCTCTACGCCTTCCGTGCCGAGGAAGAGGTCACACGGCGCGGCTGGTTGGCGAGGGCGATCTTCAACGAGGCCTATGTCGTCGGGATGAGCCGCAGCCCGACCATCGACCGCCTGAGCCTGCTCGTCCTCGCCGGCGTCGCCGGGCTGCTCGCGGCCCACGGCCTGGGGCGCTGGCTGGCGGCCCGGGCGAGGAGGAAAAAGGCATGA
- a CDS encoding tetratricopeptide repeat protein — MTDPRVVPPEGPESNSPRGEPSIPTGGDGGPPSPPEPEAAAPAPRRAWRTRLLSGWAKLAYLIALVSGVVTIYSYVESKLDDHVVTIPRIRTQLVESVEATYQRQKDAAEAIVGDWEARKRQLEAAEEQRTIQRARIDALAEEFQRIASGADADSIAKELARILDEEGPSEALDYIETQRGDIVARFLAGRAANRTKLEPLLVSAGLYATEGEAEQARGLYAQVVELAQDWPEALDAHRGFLIDQGDLAVIRGNLDAAERDFALARRRVDALIALQPEEPRWQHDLALCFNRTGDLKVARGDLAGAQQDYERLLAIAERLAAADPSHAGWQRDLSVSLNKIGDVKSAQGDLAGALAAYEESQSIFERLAAADPSHAGWQRDVAVSHYKLGKVADARGDQHALAWHWGTMLAIFDTLDRAGLYISPSDRTGLEAIRARVDRAVAATTPERDTPLSSLGGD, encoded by the coding sequence ATGACCGATCCGCGTGTCGTACCACCCGAAGGTCCCGAATCCAACTCGCCGCGTGGAGAGCCCTCGATCCCCACCGGCGGCGATGGCGGCCCACCGTCGCCGCCTGAGCCCGAGGCCGCCGCGCCGGCCCCGCGACGCGCATGGCGGACCCGGCTTCTCTCGGGCTGGGCCAAACTCGCTTACCTCATCGCGCTCGTCTCCGGCGTGGTCACCATCTACAGCTATGTCGAATCCAAGCTCGACGACCACGTGGTCACCATCCCCCGGATCCGCACCCAGCTCGTGGAGTCGGTCGAGGCAACCTATCAGCGTCAGAAGGATGCCGCCGAGGCCATCGTTGGCGATTGGGAAGCGCGTAAGCGCCAGCTCGAGGCGGCCGAAGAGCAGCGCACAATCCAGCGCGCGCGCATCGATGCACTGGCCGAGGAATTCCAGCGCATCGCCAGCGGCGCCGATGCCGACAGCATCGCCAAGGAACTCGCACGCATTCTGGATGAAGAAGGTCCCTCCGAGGCGCTCGATTACATCGAAACGCAGCGCGGCGACATCGTCGCGCGCTTTCTCGCGGGTCGTGCCGCCAACCGCACCAAGCTGGAGCCGCTGCTCGTCAGCGCCGGACTCTATGCCACCGAGGGCGAGGCGGAGCAGGCCCGCGGGCTCTACGCCCAGGTCGTCGAACTCGCGCAGGACTGGCCCGAGGCCCTCGATGCTCACCGCGGTTTCCTCATCGATCAGGGCGACCTCGCCGTGATTCGCGGTAACCTCGATGCGGCCGAGCGAGACTTCGCACTCGCTCGCCGGCGCGTCGATGCGCTGATCGCGCTCCAGCCCGAAGAGCCGCGTTGGCAGCACGATCTGGCGCTTTGTTTCAATCGCACCGGCGACCTCAAGGTGGCGCGCGGCGACCTCGCCGGCGCGCAGCAGGACTATGAGCGCTTGCTGGCCATCGCCGAGCGCCTGGCCGCGGCCGACCCGAGCCACGCCGGCTGGCAGCGCGATCTCTCGGTGAGCCTCAACAAGATCGGCGACGTCAAGTCCGCCCAGGGCGATCTGGCCGGGGCGCTGGCCGCCTACGAAGAGAGCCAGTCGATCTTCGAGCGCCTGGCCGCGGCCGACCCGAGCCACGCCGGCTGGCAGCGCGACGTCGCCGTGTCCCATTACAAGCTTGGCAAGGTCGCCGATGCGCGCGGCGACCAACACGCCCTCGCCTGGCATTGGGGCACCATGCTGGCGATCTTCGACACCCTTGATCGGGCGGGGCTGTACATCAGCCCGTCAGACCGGACGGGGTTGGAGGCCATCCGCGCGCGTGTCGATCGAGCGGTCGCGGCTACAACCCCCGAGCGCGATACGCCCTTATCGTCATTGGGAGGCGACTGA
- a CDS encoding patatin-like phospholipase family protein has product MNANEIPKIHTPSRTTVSLALGSGGARGLVHIGIIEWLVAHDYRIESISGASMGALVGGIHAAGELDAYKHWACALKRSDVLRFLDFAFSGNGLLKGDRIMDTLRAMVGERAIEDLPISFTAVATDIERQREIWLASGPLFDAVRASIAVPGVFTPYEYQGLTLVDGGLLNPVPIAPTFRDLTDMTIAVNLNAESDDRPIASPPRRPAGTEREAGDQGLQARIRQFLDSIGDDVGAVGTERLGVFDLTTRAFETMQNSIAAMKLAAFRPDVLIDVPRDTCAAHEFHRAAELIELGHRLADAAMGARED; this is encoded by the coding sequence GTGAACGCCAACGAGATCCCGAAGATTCACACACCATCACGAACGACGGTGTCGCTGGCCCTCGGCAGCGGCGGCGCGCGCGGCCTCGTCCACATCGGCATCATCGAATGGCTGGTCGCGCACGACTACCGAATCGAGTCCATCAGTGGCGCCTCGATGGGTGCGCTGGTCGGCGGCATCCACGCGGCCGGCGAGCTCGACGCCTACAAGCACTGGGCCTGCGCGCTGAAGCGGAGCGATGTGCTCCGGTTCCTGGATTTCGCCTTCAGCGGCAATGGGCTGCTCAAGGGCGATCGGATCATGGATACGCTGCGCGCGATGGTCGGTGAACGCGCGATCGAGGACCTGCCGATCAGCTTCACGGCCGTGGCGACCGATATCGAACGCCAGCGCGAGATCTGGCTTGCAAGCGGCCCCCTCTTCGATGCCGTGCGCGCCTCGATCGCCGTGCCCGGGGTGTTCACACCCTACGAGTACCAGGGCCTGACGCTGGTCGACGGCGGCCTGCTGAATCCGGTGCCGATCGCCCCGACCTTTCGCGATTTGACTGACATGACGATCGCCGTGAACCTCAACGCCGAGAGCGATGACCGCCCTATCGCGTCCCCGCCGCGCCGCCCCGCCGGCACCGAACGGGAAGCCGGCGATCAGGGTCTACAAGCGCGGATCCGGCAGTTCCTCGACTCGATCGGCGATGATGTCGGCGCCGTCGGCACGGAGCGGTTGGGCGTCTTCGATTTGACGACGCGCGCCTTCGAGACGATGCAGAACAGCATCGCGGCGATGAAGCTCGCGGCCTTTCGTCCCGATGTCCTCATCGATGTCCCGCGCGATACCTGCGCCGCCCACGAGTTCCACCGTGCCGCCGAGCTCATCGAGCTCGGCCATCGCCTGGCCGATGCGGCCATGGGGGCGCGTGAGGACTGA